Proteins co-encoded in one Crateriforma spongiae genomic window:
- a CDS encoding arylsulfatase, producing the protein MLFHRHWLLVSFCICITIGGAETAGADSLTGSRPNILLVMTDDQGMGDLSCMGNPVLRTPNLDKFHSMSMRFTDFHVSPTCAPTRSAIFSGRHEFRNGVTHTIKERERMALSTTTFPQLLRQAGYATGIFGKWHLGDEDEYQPYQRGFSEVFIHGAGGIGQSFQGSCADFPPNRKADQRYFDNVILHNDTIVQTQGFCTDVFFQAALGWIRDQQQSGTPFFAYVSTNAPHGPMIAPERYKKRFADMGWDGNTQGRYGMIENIDDNFGRLMQKLDEWELWENTLVIFMTDNGQAGRSGKRNGKPTPLFTAGFKTGKGSPYEGGTHVPAFWRWKGKLPENADVDALTAHIDLYKTFCDLAGVKIPADAQAIDGRSLLPLLENPQSEWADRELFVHVGRWKKGADPNDSRYDKCAVRTARWRLVNNNELFDIRSDPKESTDVADAHPDVVQRLRTLYDQWWNETRPLMVNEDAPYCPVQPQAVRYEKQLAESGIPDWQAPSL; encoded by the coding sequence ATGCTTTTTCACCGTCACTGGTTGCTGGTCTCGTTCTGTATCTGCATCACGATCGGGGGTGCCGAAACCGCCGGTGCCGATTCCCTGACCGGCAGTCGGCCGAACATCTTGCTGGTGATGACCGACGACCAGGGCATGGGCGACCTGTCTTGCATGGGGAACCCGGTGTTGCGGACGCCGAACTTGGACAAGTTTCATTCGATGTCGATGCGGTTCACCGACTTTCATGTCAGCCCGACCTGTGCCCCCACCCGCAGCGCGATTTTCAGCGGACGTCACGAGTTTCGAAACGGCGTGACCCACACCATCAAGGAACGGGAACGAATGGCCCTGTCCACCACCACGTTTCCACAGCTATTGCGGCAAGCCGGATATGCCACCGGAATCTTTGGAAAGTGGCACCTTGGCGACGAAGACGAATACCAGCCTTATCAACGCGGATTCAGCGAAGTCTTCATCCACGGCGCCGGCGGAATCGGCCAATCGTTCCAAGGTAGCTGCGCCGATTTCCCGCCGAACCGCAAAGCAGACCAACGCTATTTCGACAACGTGATTCTGCACAACGACACCATCGTTCAGACCCAAGGATTCTGCACCGATGTGTTCTTTCAAGCGGCACTCGGATGGATCCGCGATCAACAACAATCCGGTACACCCTTCTTTGCCTACGTGTCGACCAATGCACCACACGGCCCCATGATCGCACCCGAACGTTATAAGAAGCGATTTGCCGACATGGGTTGGGACGGGAATACCCAAGGTCGCTACGGGATGATCGAGAACATCGATGACAATTTTGGTCGGCTGATGCAAAAGTTAGACGAATGGGAATTGTGGGAAAACACGCTGGTGATTTTCATGACCGACAACGGGCAGGCGGGACGCAGCGGCAAACGGAACGGCAAACCCACCCCGCTGTTTACCGCCGGTTTTAAAACTGGCAAAGGATCACCCTACGAAGGCGGTACCCATGTCCCGGCGTTCTGGCGATGGAAAGGCAAGCTACCCGAAAATGCCGATGTCGATGCGTTGACGGCTCACATTGATCTGTACAAGACGTTCTGCGATCTCGCGGGCGTAAAGATTCCGGCGGATGCCCAAGCCATTGATGGACGAAGCCTGCTGCCGTTGCTGGAAAATCCTCAATCTGAATGGGCCGATCGCGAATTGTTCGTGCACGTCGGACGCTGGAAAAAAGGCGCCGATCCGAACGACAGTCGCTATGACAAATGCGCCGTGCGGACCGCACGTTGGCGTCTGGTCAACAACAACGAACTGTTTGACATTCGTTCCGACCCCAAAGAATCCACCGACGTCGCCGACGCCCATCCGGACGTCGTTCAACGATTGCGGACCCTCTACGATCAATGGTGGAACGAGACGCGACCGCTGATGGTCAATGAAGATGCCCCCTATTGCCCCGTCCAACCACAAGCCGTCCGTTACGAAAAGCAATTGGCGGAATCCGGCATTCCAGATTGGCAGGCACCTTCGCTGTGA
- a CDS encoding Gfo/Idh/MocA family protein, with translation MAAASVASAPRVHAAGSDDQEIRIGLIGCGGRGTGAVIDALGAERLTVYPQSGYHTETVAQDTKVSQSRMRVVALADVFEDRLESCRKQMGKLGFDLGPEVCFSGFDAYKQLLSMADVNYVILATPPHFRPLHLQAAINAGKHVFMEKPVAVDVPGVRMVMEAGKLARQKGLGIAAGTQRRHDRGYRETIERIHGGAIGDLVYGKCYWNGGQIWVVNRKQEWSDMEWQLRNWNYFTWLSGDHIVEQHVHNLDIMNWVIGSHPLRVVSGLGGRQVRTDPRYGHIYDHFAVEYEYPGGVSVFSQCRQINRCKNMVSEEIVGTHGMSNCKDYIQPKSGEAWSRRQKEPSAYKREHEDLINSIRQGHPINEAQTIAEATMTGIIGREAVYSGQGIEWDEAMKSEVKLGPEQYQLGDHPVPPVPMPGTYRFV, from the coding sequence ATGGCTGCCGCATCTGTCGCTTCGGCGCCCCGTGTGCATGCGGCTGGCAGTGATGATCAGGAGATCCGAATCGGTTTGATCGGTTGCGGTGGCCGGGGAACTGGTGCCGTGATTGATGCCCTGGGTGCTGAACGTTTGACCGTCTACCCGCAATCGGGATATCACACCGAAACGGTGGCCCAAGACACAAAGGTCAGCCAAAGTCGAATGCGCGTGGTGGCACTTGCCGATGTATTCGAAGACCGTCTGGAAAGCTGTCGAAAACAGATGGGCAAGTTGGGGTTTGATTTGGGACCGGAAGTCTGTTTCTCCGGTTTCGATGCTTACAAGCAGCTTCTTTCGATGGCCGATGTGAACTACGTCATTTTGGCAACGCCGCCCCATTTTCGGCCGCTGCATTTACAAGCGGCCATCAATGCCGGTAAGCACGTTTTTATGGAAAAGCCCGTGGCCGTCGACGTCCCTGGTGTTCGCATGGTGATGGAAGCCGGAAAGCTCGCCCGGCAGAAGGGTTTGGGCATTGCCGCCGGAACGCAGCGACGCCATGACCGTGGCTATCGTGAAACCATCGAGCGAATACACGGCGGCGCTATCGGCGACTTGGTCTATGGGAAATGCTATTGGAACGGAGGGCAGATCTGGGTGGTTAATCGGAAACAAGAGTGGAGCGACATGGAATGGCAGCTTCGCAATTGGAACTATTTCACTTGGCTTTCAGGCGACCATATCGTTGAACAGCACGTTCACAATCTGGACATTATGAATTGGGTGATCGGGTCACACCCGTTGCGTGTGGTCAGCGGTTTGGGGGGCCGTCAGGTGCGAACAGATCCACGTTATGGGCACATCTATGATCACTTTGCAGTGGAGTACGAATACCCCGGCGGCGTGTCCGTATTCAGCCAGTGCCGTCAGATCAATCGTTGCAAAAATATGGTCAGCGAAGAAATCGTTGGCACTCACGGCATGAGCAACTGCAAAGACTATATTCAGCCGAAATCTGGAGAAGCCTGGAGTCGACGGCAGAAAGAACCGAGCGCCTACAAACGGGAACACGAGGACTTGATCAACAGCATCCGCCAGGGCCATCCGATCAACGAAGCTCAGACGATTGCCGAAGCCACGATGACCGGAATCATCGGTCGCGAAGCGGTGTACAGCGGCCAAGGAATCGAGTGGGACGAAGCGATGAAGTCCGAGGTCAAATTGGGGCCCGAACAATACCAGTTGGGCGACCACCCCGTTCCGCCCGTTCCCATGCCGGGAACGTATCGGTTTGTATGA
- a CDS encoding ECF-type sigma factor, giving the protein MNPDITRILSAIESGDTKAADDLLPVVYDELRRLAASRMNQEKPGHTLQPTALVHEAFLRLVGGSRPQQWDGRGHFFAAAAEAMRRILIENARRKSRDKRGGDWVRQEMDDALVAVTPDNIDDLLSLDDALTKLADEDPELAKLVELRYFTGLTIEETAEILGVSPRTTKRNWAYARAWLQREMDQ; this is encoded by the coding sequence ATGAACCCGGACATCACGCGAATACTCTCGGCCATCGAAAGCGGCGATACCAAAGCCGCCGATGATCTTTTGCCGGTCGTCTATGACGAACTTCGGCGTCTGGCCGCCAGCCGAATGAATCAGGAGAAGCCCGGGCACACGTTGCAACCCACGGCTTTGGTTCATGAAGCATTCCTGCGTTTGGTCGGTGGCAGCCGACCGCAACAATGGGACGGACGAGGACACTTTTTCGCCGCAGCCGCCGAAGCGATGCGACGAATCCTGATCGAAAACGCACGTCGGAAAAGTCGCGACAAGCGTGGTGGCGATTGGGTGCGTCAAGAAATGGACGACGCCCTGGTGGCGGTGACCCCGGACAATATTGACGACCTACTAAGTCTTGATGACGCACTGACCAAACTTGCCGACGAAGATCCCGAGTTGGCAAAGTTGGTGGAACTGCGTTACTTCACAGGACTGACCATCGAAGAAACAGCCGAAATCCTGGGCGTTTCTCCCCGGACCACCAAACGGAATTGGGCATACGCCCGAGCTTGGTTGCAGCGAGAGATGGATCAATAG
- a CDS encoding sulfatase family protein produces MAHPTIPVSTDAFVIRVGNPVRRTHAMMVWWARIALTIVAGCIHGSVAAADGASRPNILVILADDLGYGDIGCYNPESNIPTPNIDALARRGMRMTDAHSPCTVCTPTRYSLMTGQMAFRIPNGGRVFSGAGGPSLIASDRLTLPGMLQQNGYATACFGKWHIGLTFYDEQGQPIHRGGLPDVQRIDYSRRIDGGPIDCGFDQFFGTACCPTTDWLYAFIDGDRIPTPPTGLLDRSTLPKHPYANDNRRGMQAPDFDLETVDLVFLEKSRQFLRDHVRRHPDQPFFLLHSTQAVHLPSFPAPAFQGGTDSGPHGDFIAQLDHIVGELTDTLGELGIADNTLVIFTSDNGPEVPTVFHMRNDHQHDGARPWRGVKRDNWEGGHRVPFIATWPGSIRPGTTSDALISLCDVFATAAETLDVDLPDDAAEDSYSLIPVFRERLSGPLRPYLLQQGFGGTRWLAIRQGKWKYLDHKGSGGNNYEKHRQLKSYALPDNAPDTPGQLYDLEADPGETFNLVERHPDIAARLRDQLHESVQSGRSRPAKTTTSSLQ; encoded by the coding sequence ATGGCTCACCCAACAATCCCGGTTTCCACCGACGCGTTTGTCATCCGCGTCGGCAATCCTGTCCGACGAACCCATGCAATGATGGTCTGGTGGGCACGGATTGCCTTGACGATTGTCGCTGGATGCATCCATGGATCTGTCGCCGCTGCCGATGGGGCGTCGCGTCCAAACATCCTGGTCATCCTGGCCGACGACTTGGGATACGGTGATATCGGCTGTTACAACCCGGAATCGAACATCCCGACACCGAACATCGACGCGTTGGCCCGCCGGGGCATGAGGATGACCGATGCCCATAGCCCATGCACGGTTTGCACGCCGACACGCTATAGCTTGATGACCGGCCAAATGGCATTCCGCATTCCCAACGGCGGACGTGTCTTCAGCGGCGCAGGTGGACCATCCCTGATCGCAAGTGACCGCTTGACCTTGCCCGGCATGCTTCAACAAAACGGTTACGCCACCGCCTGTTTTGGGAAATGGCACATTGGCCTGACGTTCTACGACGAACAGGGCCAACCGATCCATCGCGGCGGACTTCCCGACGTTCAACGAATTGACTATTCGCGTCGCATCGACGGTGGGCCGATCGATTGCGGCTTTGACCAATTTTTTGGTACCGCTTGCTGCCCGACAACCGATTGGCTGTACGCGTTCATCGATGGTGATCGAATCCCCACACCGCCGACCGGACTGTTGGATCGATCGACGTTGCCCAAGCACCCCTATGCCAACGACAACCGACGTGGGATGCAGGCCCCAGACTTTGACCTGGAAACCGTTGATTTGGTTTTCCTGGAAAAGAGTCGGCAATTTTTGCGTGACCATGTTCGACGCCATCCCGACCAGCCATTCTTCTTGTTGCACAGCACTCAAGCGGTTCACCTTCCATCGTTTCCTGCCCCCGCGTTTCAAGGCGGAACCGACTCGGGGCCGCATGGTGATTTCATCGCCCAGCTAGATCACATCGTCGGCGAATTGACCGACACGTTGGGCGAATTGGGCATTGCCGATAACACCTTGGTGATCTTTACCAGTGACAACGGCCCAGAAGTCCCCACCGTATTCCATATGCGAAACGATCACCAACACGACGGCGCACGTCCCTGGCGTGGCGTCAAGCGGGACAATTGGGAAGGCGGCCATCGCGTGCCGTTCATTGCGACTTGGCCGGGCAGCATTCGCCCAGGGACGACCTCCGATGCGTTGATTTCACTGTGCGACGTGTTTGCGACCGCAGCGGAAACACTTGATGTCGACCTGCCTGATGACGCGGCGGAAGACAGCTACAGCTTGATCCCTGTTTTCAGGGAACGCTTGTCCGGCCCATTGCGTCCGTATCTCTTGCAACAAGGTTTTGGCGGAACTCGCTGGCTGGCAATCCGACAAGGCAAATGGAAGTACTTGGATCATAAAGGATCCGGAGGAAACAACTATGAAAAACACCGACAATTGAAGTCGTATGCCCTGCCCGATAACGCACCGGATACGCCAGGACAACTGTACGATCTGGAAGCCGACCCAGGCGAAACGTTCAATCTGGTCGAACGCCATCCGGACATCGCCGCAAGACTACGCGACCAACTACATGAATCGGTTCAGTCCGGACGCAGTCGTCCCGCCAAAACAACAACCAGCTCCCTGCAATGA
- a CDS encoding sulfatase-like hydrolase/transferase gives MDHRSFVPFAVLVALLGSVNAPRNCVGAENPNIVLIFVDDQGYYDLGCYGATEVQTPRIDALAEQGVRLTDYYAAAPICSPSRAGLLTGCYPRRVGNHIWVHRADSNTGIHPDELTLAELLKSAGYATACVGKWHLGFHPPFLPLQQGFDHYYGLLHNLDPVEVVYFDDQGGVPLMRGDQVVKRPADPSELTRLYTDETIKFIRDHRDGPFFVYLAHTMLHNPLGVGPEFKGTSHWGDYGDAIQEMDFHVGRIVDELENLDIDDNTLIVYASDNGRGPGRTPDQKMQGRKLSTYEGGIRVPAIAWGPGVGITKSLVSGAVTRAMDWYPTLATFAGVPVPTDRVIDGRDLTPLLTGETILVPPPGLKMSLNATVPLRRRFEPPGEWASMINRNEYFDAFFYHGSQGALAAVRWRNWKLVLNPSLTLYDLAKDPGETKPVRNGEILRKLRGMAVLFQEEMRRDARPAGVVVPKQANGRTRVTADQLDRLNAKTDVVYAQYDDRQLAMDIYRPSSSWGTLPAVVCIHGGGWYKGNRSSHRAMAQSLALRGYVTATISYRLSGEASFPAAIHDCKAAVRYLRAHAKEYGIDPDHIGAMGLSAGGHLTALLATSAGVQRLEGSGGNPQFSSAIQAAVPMGAQTDLLSERTRTVSASASRGEIWRQFLDGSLDQNESNYQLASPLFHLNDGDPPCWFVTGALDDPSTHADGFRKRMDELGIDTGLTVIAEAPHAFVGKQRWFDTMLNDADRFFQKHLKAKAGQKNGQ, from the coding sequence GTGGACCATCGCTCGTTCGTTCCGTTCGCGGTTTTGGTGGCTTTGCTTGGATCGGTGAATGCCCCACGCAATTGTGTGGGTGCCGAAAATCCGAACATCGTACTCATCTTTGTCGATGACCAGGGTTATTACGATCTTGGTTGCTATGGCGCAACAGAGGTCCAGACACCTCGAATCGACGCCTTGGCGGAACAAGGTGTGCGGTTGACGGACTACTATGCCGCGGCACCGATCTGCAGTCCATCAAGAGCGGGGTTGTTAACGGGATGTTATCCGCGACGCGTTGGGAACCACATCTGGGTTCATCGCGCCGATTCGAATACCGGGATTCACCCCGATGAATTGACTCTGGCAGAATTATTAAAATCGGCGGGGTATGCCACGGCATGCGTCGGCAAATGGCACTTGGGTTTTCATCCGCCATTCTTGCCGCTTCAACAAGGCTTCGATCACTATTACGGCTTGTTGCATAACCTGGACCCGGTGGAGGTCGTCTATTTCGACGATCAGGGCGGTGTGCCTTTGATGCGGGGAGATCAAGTCGTCAAACGACCGGCGGATCCGTCGGAGCTAACGCGGCTTTATACCGACGAGACGATCAAGTTCATCAGGGATCATCGTGACGGGCCGTTCTTTGTCTACCTAGCCCACACGATGTTGCACAACCCGTTGGGAGTGGGTCCGGAGTTCAAGGGCACCTCGCACTGGGGCGATTATGGAGATGCGATTCAGGAGATGGATTTTCATGTCGGACGGATTGTCGATGAACTCGAGAATCTGGACATCGACGACAACACGTTGATCGTCTACGCGTCGGACAATGGGCGAGGCCCCGGTCGCACGCCCGACCAGAAAATGCAAGGCCGGAAGTTGTCCACTTATGAAGGTGGGATTCGAGTTCCCGCGATCGCTTGGGGGCCGGGTGTCGGGATTACCAAGTCATTGGTGTCCGGTGCCGTGACGCGAGCGATGGATTGGTATCCGACGCTGGCGACCTTTGCCGGAGTGCCGGTTCCAACGGATCGAGTCATTGATGGACGCGATTTGACGCCATTGCTGACCGGAGAAACCATATTGGTACCGCCCCCGGGGTTGAAGATGTCCTTGAACGCGACGGTTCCATTGCGGCGTCGCTTCGAACCCCCTGGGGAATGGGCGTCAATGATCAATCGCAACGAATACTTTGACGCATTTTTCTATCATGGCAGCCAAGGCGCCCTGGCTGCGGTGAGGTGGCGAAATTGGAAGCTTGTGCTGAATCCAAGTTTGACCTTGTACGACTTGGCGAAAGATCCGGGCGAAACGAAGCCGGTGCGCAACGGAGAGATCTTGCGAAAGTTGCGGGGAATGGCGGTTCTGTTTCAAGAAGAAATGCGACGGGATGCGCGGCCGGCGGGCGTCGTTGTTCCCAAACAAGCGAATGGCCGGACACGGGTCACGGCGGATCAGTTGGATCGATTGAATGCAAAGACGGACGTGGTGTATGCGCAGTACGATGATCGACAGTTGGCGATGGATATCTATCGCCCAAGTTCTTCATGGGGGACATTGCCCGCGGTCGTCTGCATTCACGGGGGCGGTTGGTACAAAGGAAATCGATCAAGTCATCGGGCGATGGCGCAATCACTTGCTTTGCGTGGATACGTGACAGCAACGATTTCCTATCGACTTAGTGGCGAAGCGTCCTTTCCCGCAGCCATTCACGATTGCAAAGCGGCGGTGCGTTACTTGCGTGCCCATGCCAAAGAGTATGGGATTGATCCTGATCACATCGGCGCGATGGGACTTTCGGCTGGCGGCCATCTGACCGCGCTGCTGGCGACTTCCGCGGGCGTGCAAAGGTTGGAAGGAAGCGGTGGAAATCCCCAGTTCAGCAGCGCGATCCAGGCCGCGGTACCCATGGGTGCCCAAACGGACCTGTTATCGGAGCGGACCCGCACCGTGTCCGCCAGCGCCAGCCGGGGGGAAATCTGGCGACAGTTTTTGGACGGTTCGTTGGACCAAAACGAATCGAATTACCAGTTGGCATCACCGTTGTTTCATTTGAATGACGGCGACCCACCGTGTTGGTTTGTGACGGGGGCATTGGACGATCCCAGCACTCACGCGGATGGCTTTCGCAAACGCATGGATGAATTGGGGATTGATACCGGGCTGACTGTCATCGCAGAAGCGCCGCATGCGTTTGTGGGCAAGCAGCGTTGGTTCGACACGATGTTGAACGACGCGGATCGTTTCTTTCAGAAGCACCTGAAAGCAAAAGCCGGGCAGAAAAACGGACAATAG
- a CDS encoding cis-3-hydroxy-L-proline dehydratase, with translation MKIACIRAYQVDLPLIEGSYNWSGGKSVSVFDSTIVAVEADDGTVGFGEVCPLGPAYLPAFAAGVRTGLREIGPSLIGWDPRELGALNLRMDSVLRGHPYVKSGVDIACWDLLGKNSGLPVCTLMGGRHGDAVRLYRAISQQSADEMAAKIARYRDEGYTRFQLKVGGDPDIDIERIHAARDILPPSHRLVADANTGWTQHEAMRVVRATKNLDVYIEQPCETYEECLAIRRGTDHTFVLDENIDDLGMLLRAKSDLAMDVVNLKISKLGGLTKAKQARDLCVAMGIAMTLEDSWGGDIATAAIAHFAHSTPEAFRFTSTDFNSYVTVCTADGAPQRMSGWMKASDRPGLGIQPRMDVLGDPVLEIR, from the coding sequence ATGAAAATTGCATGCATCCGCGCCTATCAAGTCGATCTTCCCTTGATCGAAGGCTCATACAATTGGTCGGGCGGAAAGTCCGTCTCGGTGTTTGACAGCACCATCGTTGCGGTCGAAGCGGACGACGGAACCGTGGGCTTTGGCGAAGTCTGTCCGTTGGGACCAGCCTATCTGCCCGCGTTTGCCGCGGGTGTGCGGACAGGGCTTCGCGAAATTGGTCCCAGTCTGATCGGATGGGACCCACGCGAGCTTGGTGCGCTGAACCTGCGGATGGATTCGGTGCTGCGTGGGCACCCGTATGTGAAATCGGGGGTCGATATCGCGTGTTGGGATCTATTGGGCAAAAACAGTGGCTTGCCAGTTTGCACGCTGATGGGGGGACGTCATGGCGACGCGGTGCGGTTGTACCGGGCCATTTCCCAACAGTCGGCGGACGAGATGGCGGCGAAAATCGCGCGCTATCGCGACGAAGGGTACACACGATTTCAGTTGAAGGTCGGTGGTGATCCCGATATCGACATCGAACGCATTCATGCGGCTCGCGATATCCTGCCCCCATCGCATCGACTGGTTGCCGATGCCAACACCGGTTGGACGCAGCATGAAGCGATGCGGGTGGTTCGGGCGACAAAGAATTTGGACGTCTACATCGAACAGCCCTGCGAGACCTATGAAGAATGTTTGGCGATTCGACGCGGGACGGATCATACGTTCGTGCTGGATGAAAACATTGACGATCTTGGCATGCTGTTGCGAGCTAAATCCGATCTGGCAATGGACGTGGTGAACCTAAAAATCAGCAAGTTGGGTGGACTCACGAAGGCGAAGCAGGCGAGAGATTTGTGCGTCGCGATGGGAATCGCAATGACTTTGGAAGACAGTTGGGGCGGAGACATTGCCACGGCGGCGATCGCGCACTTTGCCCACAGCACCCCCGAGGCCTTTCGATTCACCAGTACCGATTTCAATAGCTATGTCACGGTCTGTACCGCGGACGGAGCACCCCAACGGATGAGTGGTTGGATGAAAGCGTCGGACCGACCCGGTCTGGGGATTCAGCCTCGGATGGATGTTCTGGGCGATCCCGTGCTGGAGATTCGCTGA
- a CDS encoding glycosyl hydrolase family 28-related protein produces the protein MACPILRLSVFLLLLGVLVRAAAAEDPDQVFASQALSSLGMIDVTSPPFGADPTGESDSTEAIQRAILFARDAQMVTYFPKGTYVVSDTLRCLHGRWDPDIGKLRNTRDLPCILVGDRSTTERPLIRLADHSPGYDDPARPKHVVRFWAFGSGREQPTTELQPNINMNQMMIGIDVSVGRGNPGAVAIRHRAAQGSSIQDCTIDARGGLIGLEGGAGSGGSHFGITVIGGKVGIDYSETQPAPTLAGITLIDQEQTAIVNASRQALTVVGCRIETNGHGPVIVTRQKTPHHGQLSMVDSMIDFKKPGQNVVIDAQAAVTMHDVYVRGASAVVQSGQQTLFKADQEGWMRVQELAAALPAPPLGSWTPMPGFRYETPIFVNGNRSLSAIHALVDSVNGPPENLVTRHLWRSSFPSWQSPGAVNVAEPPYEAQGDGQHDDTEAIQRAVDENGIVFLPKGVYKISRPIRLRSDSALIGVGRCYTWIEPLGGKGSAFVNPADPMPLIQTADDAQANTTLAFLGLQTTLDAPGAYCLNWRCGGASVYRSVNVDMPAAWKAKRLKESPQYDFPLVRITGNGGGKFYNFHQESWGLHGREYRHVLVEGTRQPLRFYQCNPEHARSDANMEIRGASDVSVFGVKGEYQTPIIRMVDSDKIRIFGYGGNASAWPGRALFEIEDCSSYLLTNLVDSPRLQGAGSADHFAGEGSDPRTWSMVQVIAGEKPDLELRPADRPVLIRRGDP, from the coding sequence ATGGCCTGCCCCATCTTGAGACTCTCCGTCTTCCTGCTACTCCTCGGTGTTTTGGTGCGGGCCGCAGCGGCGGAAGATCCCGATCAAGTGTTCGCCAGTCAGGCTCTTTCGTCGCTGGGGATGATTGACGTAACCTCGCCCCCATTTGGTGCCGATCCGACGGGCGAAAGCGACAGCACCGAAGCGATTCAGCGCGCGATTTTGTTCGCACGTGACGCACAAATGGTGACCTACTTTCCAAAGGGCACCTACGTCGTCAGCGACACACTGCGGTGCCTGCACGGGCGTTGGGATCCCGACATCGGCAAGCTTCGCAATACACGCGACTTGCCATGCATTTTGGTCGGCGATCGGTCAACAACGGAACGTCCACTGATCCGACTTGCCGATCATAGCCCTGGATATGACGACCCAGCGCGTCCCAAGCACGTGGTTCGGTTTTGGGCATTCGGAAGCGGTCGAGAGCAACCGACCACCGAGTTGCAGCCGAATATCAACATGAACCAAATGATGATCGGAATCGATGTCAGTGTCGGTCGTGGGAATCCGGGGGCCGTCGCCATTCGCCATCGCGCCGCACAGGGTTCCAGTATCCAAGACTGTACCATCGATGCCCGAGGCGGATTGATCGGATTGGAAGGCGGCGCGGGGTCGGGAGGATCCCACTTCGGAATCACCGTGATCGGAGGAAAAGTCGGAATTGACTACTCCGAGACACAGCCCGCGCCCACCTTGGCCGGGATCACCCTGATCGATCAAGAACAGACCGCAATTGTCAATGCCTCGCGTCAGGCTTTGACGGTGGTCGGGTGCCGGATCGAAACCAACGGCCATGGTCCCGTGATCGTCACACGCCAAAAAACACCACACCATGGCCAACTGTCGATGGTCGATTCCATGATCGACTTCAAGAAGCCCGGCCAGAATGTGGTGATCGATGCACAAGCGGCGGTGACGATGCATGACGTGTATGTGCGTGGTGCATCGGCTGTGGTGCAGAGTGGCCAACAGACGTTGTTCAAAGCCGATCAAGAAGGCTGGATGCGTGTGCAGGAATTGGCTGCCGCACTACCGGCCCCGCCGCTGGGATCTTGGACGCCGATGCCGGGCTTTCGATACGAGACGCCCATTTTTGTGAATGGCAACCGTTCGTTGTCGGCGATTCATGCACTTGTCGATTCGGTGAATGGTCCGCCGGAGAATCTGGTGACACGCCACCTTTGGCGATCATCTTTTCCGTCGTGGCAATCCCCCGGAGCGGTCAATGTGGCTGAACCACCGTATGAGGCTCAGGGCGATGGTCAGCACGACGATACGGAGGCCATTCAACGCGCCGTTGATGAAAACGGAATCGTTTTTCTGCCGAAAGGGGTTTATAAGATTTCACGCCCGATTCGTTTGCGATCCGACTCTGCACTGATCGGTGTAGGGCGTTGCTATACCTGGATCGAACCGCTGGGCGGCAAGGGGAGTGCGTTTGTAAACCCGGCGGACCCAATGCCATTGATCCAAACGGCCGACGATGCGCAGGCAAACACGACGTTGGCGTTTCTTGGTTTACAGACGACGCTGGACGCACCCGGTGCCTATTGTCTGAACTGGCGATGCGGCGGGGCATCCGTCTATCGCAGCGTCAACGTTGACATGCCGGCGGCGTGGAAAGCAAAACGCTTGAAAGAATCACCCCAGTATGACTTCCCATTGGTGCGAATCACCGGCAACGGTGGCGGCAAATTTTACAATTTTCACCAAGAATCCTGGGGGCTTCATGGAAGGGAATACCGCCACGTATTGGTCGAAGGCACCCGTCAGCCATTGCGGTTCTATCAATGCAATCCGGAACATGCCCGCAGCGATGCAAACATGGAGATTCGTGGGGCAAGCGATGTCAGTGTGTTTGGCGTCAAAGGCGAATACCAAACCCCAATCATCAGGATGGTCGACAGCGACAAGATCCGCATTTTCGGCTATGGAGGCAACGCATCGGCGTGGCCGGGTCGTGCGCTCTTTGAAATCGAAGATTGCTCCAGCTATTTGCTGACCAACTTGGTGGATTCACCACGACTCCAGGGGGCGGGTTCGGCGGATCATTTTGCCGGCGAAGGCTCGGACCCCAGGACCTGGTCGATGGTTCAGGTGATCGCCGGCGAAAAGCCAGACCTGGAATTACGTCCCGCCGATCGACCGGTCTTGATCCGCCGCGGTGATCCCTGA